The following coding sequences are from one Shewanella eurypsychrophilus window:
- a CDS encoding NAD(P)/FAD-dependent oxidoreductase: MQAKRPVHSDQYPPSYYFDSAKELYQHPQLEEPISVDVCIVGGGFSGINTAIELAQKGFSVALLEAKRIGWGASGRNGGELIRGIGHNIEQFSNIIGAEGVQAINQMGFEAVDIVRQRVKDHQIDCNLQMGYCDLAIKPRHMTELQEDYEDLLSQGRGEGFTLLQKQDIQQVIGSDCYEGALIDMNSGHLHPLNLALGEARVARMLGVKMYEYSAADKIIKGNKPKVITAKGEVNCQYVVLAGNAYIGHELESYVGGKVLPAGSYLLATEPLTDEQCKDIIPQNMAFADLRIDLDYFHLSEDNRLLFGGLCTYSGKDPKDIEAALRPNLEKVFPQLKGVKIDFEWGGMIGIGANRLPQIGRLPDCPNILYAQAYAGHGVNATHMAAKLIAEALTAQAERFDIFDKVQHMTFPGGPTFRSPMLAAGMLYHRFLDIF, translated from the coding sequence ATGCAAGCAAAGCGCCCAGTCCACAGTGACCAATACCCCCCGTCATACTATTTTGATAGCGCCAAGGAGCTTTACCAACACCCTCAACTTGAGGAGCCTATCTCAGTAGATGTCTGTATTGTCGGTGGGGGATTTAGCGGAATTAACACCGCCATTGAACTCGCGCAGAAAGGCTTTTCTGTTGCCTTATTAGAGGCTAAACGTATTGGTTGGGGCGCTTCAGGACGTAATGGCGGTGAGTTAATTCGAGGCATTGGCCATAATATTGAACAATTTAGCAATATCATCGGCGCAGAAGGTGTGCAAGCCATCAACCAGATGGGCTTTGAAGCTGTCGACATCGTCAGGCAAAGGGTTAAAGATCACCAAATCGATTGTAACTTGCAGATGGGCTATTGCGACTTAGCAATAAAACCCCGCCATATGACAGAGTTACAAGAGGATTATGAAGACCTGCTTTCCCAAGGGCGAGGCGAGGGTTTTACTCTGCTTCAAAAACAAGATATCCAACAGGTCATAGGCTCAGACTGCTATGAAGGTGCCTTAATCGATATGAACAGCGGCCATCTTCACCCGCTCAATTTAGCTCTAGGTGAAGCCCGAGTCGCGCGAATGCTCGGGGTAAAAATGTATGAATACAGCGCCGCAGATAAAATAATAAAAGGTAACAAGCCAAAAGTAATTACCGCAAAAGGTGAAGTGAACTGCCAATATGTCGTATTAGCGGGTAATGCTTATATCGGCCATGAATTAGAAAGTTATGTCGGTGGTAAAGTGCTGCCAGCCGGAAGTTACCTACTCGCCACCGAGCCTTTAACCGATGAGCAGTGTAAAGATATCATCCCGCAGAATATGGCTTTCGCCGATCTGCGCATCGACCTAGATTACTTCCATCTCTCTGAAGACAACCGCCTACTCTTCGGTGGACTCTGCACTTACTCAGGCAAAGATCCCAAAGATATTGAAGCGGCGCTCAGGCCAAACCTTGAAAAGGTCTTCCCTCAGTTAAAAGGGGTTAAAATAGATTTCGAATGGGGCGGTATGATCGGTATAGGCGCTAATAGACTGCCACAAATTGGCAGACTGCCGGATTGCCCCAATATCCTCTATGCTCAGGCCTACGCAGGCCATGGGGTTAACGCGACTCATATGGCGGCTAAGTTAATCGCCGAAGCATTAACAGCCCAGGCTGAACGCTTCGATATCTTCGATAAAGTGCAGCATATGACCTTCCCCGGCGGACCCACGTTTAGATCGCCGATGTTGGCGGCGGGTATGCTCTATCATAGATTTTTGGATATTTTTTAG
- a CDS encoding cupin domain-containing protein, with protein MDIGASLKTVRKIKGLSQRELAKRAGVTNSTISMIEKNSVSPSVSSLKKVLSGLPMSLVDFFSMGESGDSEAKVVYRSDELLDIGDGNLDYKLIGRDYPNRAMSVMSETYPPGSDTGLEMLKHEGEEAAMVIHGKLELTVGEEVFVLEAGDSYYFNSESPHRFRNPFDEECRIVSATTPANF; from the coding sequence TTGGATATTGGAGCTAGCCTTAAGACAGTCCGTAAAATTAAGGGCTTGTCGCAACGTGAACTTGCAAAAAGAGCTGGAGTGACCAATAGCACTATCTCTATGATCGAGAAAAATAGTGTCAGTCCATCGGTAAGTTCATTAAAGAAAGTGTTATCTGGCTTACCTATGTCGCTAGTCGATTTTTTCTCTATGGGAGAAAGTGGTGACAGTGAAGCTAAGGTGGTTTATCGCAGTGATGAATTACTCGATATTGGCGATGGCAACTTAGATTACAAATTGATTGGTCGCGACTACCCAAATCGCGCGATGTCTGTCATGAGTGAGACCTATCCACCAGGTTCAGATACGGGTCTGGAAATGCTTAAACACGAAGGTGAAGAAGCGGCTATGGTCATTCATGGTAAGTTAGAGCTCACTGTGGGCGAAGAGGTATTCGTTTTAGAGGCCGGTGATAGTTACTACTTTAATAGCGAGTCTCCCCATAGATTTCGAAATCCATTCGATGAAGAGTGCCGTATTGTTAGTGCGACAACACCTGCAAATTTTTAA
- a CDS encoding gamma-glutamyl-gamma-aminobutyrate hydrolase family protein, translating to MSDAGLAVIGVTACNQNLGLHPFNIVGEKYLLSIADATKAWPLVIPALGHCPAELILPRLDGILFTGSPSNIEPHHFQGAPSGPDSHHDPKRDATTLPLLKAAIDAGIPVLAICRGFQEMNVVFGGSLHQKLHEVDGFIEHREDKSASVDVQYGLSHEVKIEPGGLLHEAWGRSSAEVNSVHTQGVDRLGVGLRPEAYAPDGLVEAFSIKNAKNFALGVQWHPEWKVLDNSFYTAIFKAFSDACERRANSRTR from the coding sequence ATGTCGGATGCAGGGCTTGCTGTGATTGGGGTGACGGCGTGCAATCAAAATTTAGGCTTACATCCGTTCAATATTGTCGGTGAGAAATACCTGCTCAGTATTGCCGATGCAACCAAGGCTTGGCCACTGGTTATTCCTGCATTGGGGCACTGTCCTGCAGAGCTTATCTTGCCTCGTCTAGATGGCATTCTCTTTACCGGCTCTCCTTCAAATATCGAGCCTCATCATTTTCAGGGTGCGCCAAGCGGGCCTGATTCTCATCACGACCCAAAGCGTGATGCCACCACACTCCCTCTACTGAAAGCTGCTATTGATGCGGGCATTCCTGTATTAGCCATTTGTCGTGGTTTTCAGGAGATGAATGTCGTCTTTGGCGGCAGCTTGCATCAAAAGCTTCATGAAGTGGACGGCTTTATCGAGCATAGGGAAGACAAAAGTGCGTCGGTGGATGTGCAATACGGTCTGTCACATGAGGTCAAGATAGAGCCTGGGGGATTGCTCCACGAGGCATGGGGCCGTAGCTCTGCAGAGGTGAACTCTGTGCATACTCAAGGCGTTGATCGCCTGGGTGTTGGGTTACGGCCAGAAGCATATGCCCCGGATGGTTTAGTAGAGGCTTTCTCTATTAAAAATGCAAAGAATTTTGCACTAGGTGTGCAGTGGCATCCTGAATGGAAGGTGTTAGACAATTCGTTTTACACCGCTATTTTTAAAGCTTTTAGTGATGCGTGTGAGCGTCGTGCAAACAGCCGAACGAGATAA
- a CDS encoding glutamine synthetase family protein, with amino-acid sequence MKKLTAYLKEQKITEVECVISDMTGIARGKIAPVGKFIDEKGMRMPESVLLQTVTGDYVEDEPYDALLDKADIDFICVPDENAVFKLPWTIEATAQVIHDTFDKMGNPIELSPRNVLKKVLKLYDDKGWKPVVAPEMEFYLTRRNEDPDQALIPPVGRSGRQESGRQSFSIDAANEYDPLFEDMYDWCEIQGLDIDTLIHEEGTAQMEINFSHGDALSLADQVFVFKRTLREAALKHNVCATFMAKPVADEPGSAMHLHQSIVDSKTGKNIFSLENGTKGPLFYSYIGGLQKYIPELLPLLAPTVNSFRRFLPGTSAPINLEWGEENRTCGLRIPESSPQNLRVENRIAGADANSYLCIAASLLAGYIGMVDDVKPSTPVQGRANESRQSISLPLTLEEALAVMSESTACREYLGQAFTTGYIAVKQADLASYKRVISSWEREFLLLTV; translated from the coding sequence ATGAAGAAATTAACAGCGTACTTGAAAGAACAAAAAATTACCGAAGTAGAATGTGTCATCAGTGATATGACGGGGATTGCCCGTGGAAAGATCGCGCCAGTCGGTAAGTTTATCGACGAAAAGGGCATGCGAATGCCTGAGAGTGTGTTATTGCAAACGGTCACCGGTGACTATGTTGAAGACGAACCTTATGATGCGCTCTTAGATAAAGCCGATATCGATTTTATCTGTGTGCCTGACGAGAATGCCGTATTTAAACTCCCGTGGACCATAGAGGCAACGGCTCAAGTTATCCACGATACCTTCGACAAGATGGGTAACCCCATTGAACTTTCTCCACGAAACGTGTTGAAGAAAGTGCTCAAACTTTATGATGACAAAGGTTGGAAGCCTGTTGTTGCTCCTGAGATGGAGTTTTACCTGACTCGCCGTAATGAAGATCCCGATCAGGCTCTTATTCCGCCAGTGGGTCGCAGTGGTCGTCAAGAGTCTGGCAGGCAGTCATTCTCAATTGATGCTGCTAATGAGTATGATCCGCTATTTGAAGATATGTATGATTGGTGTGAGATCCAAGGCTTAGACATTGATACCTTGATCCATGAAGAGGGAACTGCCCAGATGGAGATAAACTTCAGTCATGGTGATGCTCTGTCTCTTGCGGATCAGGTGTTTGTGTTTAAACGTACCCTTCGTGAAGCTGCGTTAAAGCATAATGTTTGTGCCACCTTTATGGCAAAGCCGGTTGCCGATGAGCCGGGTAGTGCCATGCACTTACACCAAAGCATTGTGGATTCAAAAACTGGTAAAAATATTTTTTCACTGGAAAACGGTACTAAGGGGCCACTGTTTTATAGTTATATTGGTGGGTTACAGAAATACATCCCTGAGCTATTGCCTTTACTGGCTCCTACAGTGAACTCATTTCGACGCTTTCTTCCTGGCACCTCTGCGCCTATTAACCTCGAATGGGGTGAAGAAAATCGTACTTGTGGCTTACGTATTCCAGAATCCTCGCCGCAAAACCTGAGAGTTGAGAACCGTATCGCCGGTGCCGACGCCAATAGCTACCTGTGTATTGCAGCAAGCTTACTGGCTGGCTATATCGGTATGGTGGATGATGTTAAACCATCGACGCCAGTGCAGGGCCGTGCTAATGAGAGTCGCCAAAGTATTAGTTTGCCGCTGACATTGGAAGAAGCCTTGGCGGTAATGTCTGAAAGCACAGCTTGTCGTGAGTACTTAGGCCAAGCATTCACAACGGGTTATATCGCGGTTAAGCAGGCAGATCTTGCCAGTTATAAGCGAGTGATTAGCTCATGGGAACGTGAGTTCCTATTACTGACAGTTTAA
- a CDS encoding polyamine ABC transporter substrate-binding protein, with translation MDLIKSLKTFSLVLSCTLASAATHAEEVLKVYNWNDYIAKDTLANFQKETGIRVIYDVFDSMEVVEAKLLSGHSGYDIVVPSNDFLAKQIKMGAFLPLDKSKLTHLGNLNSDLMKQLEKADPQNKFAVPYLWGTTGIGYNLEKVKAVLGEEPPFDSLELLFNPKYAEKISSCGFSMMDSADEMISQALTYLKLDPNSTNPDDYKLAGEAIAKVRPYVTYFHSSRYITDLANGDICVAFGFSGDVFQAAARADEAGNGQKIGYSIAKEGANLWFDMLAIPADAENVDNAHQFINYLLRPEVIAEISNYVAYANPNDKAQPMVEEVILSNPGIYPSQEVINNLYIREVRPLKIQRKMTRAWTKAKSGY, from the coding sequence ATGGATCTTATTAAATCACTGAAAACTTTTTCCTTAGTGTTAAGTTGTACTTTGGCCAGTGCAGCAACTCATGCTGAAGAGGTGCTAAAAGTCTATAACTGGAATGACTATATCGCTAAGGACACCTTAGCAAACTTCCAGAAGGAGACGGGAATTCGAGTCATATATGATGTGTTTGATAGCATGGAGGTGGTGGAGGCTAAACTGCTTTCAGGTCATTCTGGCTATGACATCGTGGTGCCATCCAATGACTTCTTAGCTAAGCAGATTAAGATGGGTGCCTTTTTGCCTTTAGATAAGAGTAAGTTGACTCACTTAGGCAATTTAAACTCAGATCTGATGAAGCAGCTTGAGAAGGCCGATCCGCAAAATAAGTTTGCAGTGCCTTATTTATGGGGGACCACTGGGATAGGTTATAACTTGGAAAAGGTCAAAGCTGTGCTAGGGGAAGAGCCACCATTTGACTCTCTGGAGCTTCTTTTTAACCCCAAGTATGCCGAGAAAATATCCAGCTGTGGTTTCTCCATGATGGATTCTGCCGATGAGATGATATCTCAAGCACTCACTTACCTAAAACTCGATCCAAACAGCACTAATCCTGATGATTATAAGCTTGCAGGTGAAGCGATAGCTAAGGTCCGTCCCTATGTGACTTACTTCCATTCATCTCGTTATATTACCGATCTGGCAAATGGCGATATCTGCGTGGCCTTTGGCTTCTCTGGTGATGTATTTCAGGCGGCGGCGAGAGCCGATGAGGCAGGTAATGGACAGAAAATTGGTTATTCGATAGCAAAAGAGGGCGCGAATCTCTGGTTCGATATGCTTGCTATTCCGGCAGATGCAGAGAATGTGGATAACGCCCATCAGTTTATTAATTACTTGTTGCGCCCGGAAGTGATTGCCGAGATCTCTAATTATGTGGCCTATGCCAACCCCAACGATAAGGCACAGCCTATGGTTGAAGAGGTTATTTTGAGTAATCCGGGGATCTATCCCAGTCAGGAAGTGATCAACAATTTATATATTCGCGAAGTTCGACCTTTGAAAATACAGCGCAAGATGACCCGAGCTTGGACTAAGGCAAAGTCAGGTTATTAA
- a CDS encoding polyamine ABC transporter substrate-binding protein: MKLLKKMTTLALLGAGVFASTGAMAEEVVRVYNWSDYIAEDTLANFEKETGIKVVYDVFDSNEVVEAKLLSGRSGYDIVVPSNSFLAKQIKAGAFQKLDSNQLPNHKNLNPELMQQLEKADPGNQYSVPYLWGTSGIGYNEAKVKAVLGDDAPIDSLELIFNPKNAEKLASCGLALLDSADEMLPMALIYLGLDPNSTKSEDFKKAGEVLAKVRPYITYFHSSRYITDLANGDICVAFGYSGDIFQAAARAEEAENGHVIGYSIPKEGANLWFDMLAIPADAKNVNNAHTFINYLLRPEVIAPITNYVAYANPNVPAQEFVDEEIRNDSSIYPTEEVLKRLYVGEVRPLKAQRSLTRVWTKVKSGY; the protein is encoded by the coding sequence ATGAAGCTTTTAAAGAAAATGACCACACTAGCGCTTTTGGGAGCGGGTGTATTTGCAAGTACAGGTGCCATGGCCGAAGAGGTTGTTCGCGTCTATAACTGGTCTGATTATATTGCCGAAGATACCTTAGCTAACTTTGAAAAAGAAACAGGCATTAAGGTTGTATACGATGTTTTCGACAGTAATGAAGTGGTAGAAGCCAAATTGCTTTCTGGCCGTTCAGGCTATGACATTGTCGTGCCATCGAACAGCTTTCTGGCTAAGCAGATAAAAGCGGGCGCATTTCAAAAGTTAGATTCGAACCAACTGCCTAATCACAAAAACTTGAATCCAGAGTTGATGCAGCAGCTAGAAAAAGCAGATCCAGGTAATCAGTATTCGGTGCCTTATCTTTGGGGAACCAGTGGCATAGGTTATAACGAAGCCAAAGTTAAAGCTGTGTTAGGTGATGATGCACCTATTGATTCATTAGAACTTATCTTTAATCCTAAGAATGCCGAGAAGTTGGCTTCATGTGGCTTAGCGTTATTGGATTCGGCCGATGAGATGTTGCCGATGGCATTAATTTATCTTGGCTTAGATCCAAATAGCACTAAATCTGAAGACTTTAAGAAAGCGGGAGAGGTATTAGCTAAGGTTCGTCCATATATCACTTACTTCCACTCTTCGCGTTATATTACCGACCTTGCTAATGGTGATATTTGTGTTGCATTTGGTTATTCGGGAGACATCTTTCAGGCAGCTGCCCGTGCCGAAGAAGCCGAGAATGGCCATGTGATTGGTTATTCTATTCCTAAAGAGGGAGCCAATCTCTGGTTTGATATGCTAGCAATCCCAGCCGATGCTAAAAACGTTAATAATGCACATACTTTTATCAATTACCTGCTACGTCCTGAGGTGATAGCCCCTATTACTAACTACGTGGCTTATGCCAACCCTAACGTTCCCGCTCAAGAGTTTGTAGATGAAGAGATCCGTAATGATTCATCTATCTATCCGACCGAAGAAGTGTTGAAGCGTCTCTATGTTGGTGAGGTTCGCCCACTGAAAGCTCAACGTTCACTGACGCGCGTGTGGACCAAGGTTAAATCGGGTTATTAA
- the potA gene encoding polyamine ABC transporter ATP-binding protein: MVSNAGVVNKPTTKTQGELLLKVERVSKLFDEVRAVDDVSLNIYKGEIFALLGGSGSGKSTLLRMLAGFEKPSEGRIILDGVDITDMPPHERPINMMFQSYALFPHMTVEKNIAFGLQQDKLPKEEIAQRVKEMLKLVHMEDYAKRKPNQLSGGQRQRVALARSLAKRPKLLLLDEPMGALDKKLRTEMQLEVVDILEEVGVTCVMVTHDQEEAMTMAERIAIMHEGKIVQTGSPMDIYESPTCRMVAEFIGSVNLFEGEIIVDKPDHAIIKSPNLTQQFYISHGVSTNVDDKRVWLAVRPEKARISLEQPESEYNWCRGEVEDIAYLGGISVYYIRLSNKQVIQSMMTNRDRRSDPPTWEDKVFISWEATSGVVLRS, encoded by the coding sequence ATGGTTAGCAACGCAGGCGTCGTCAATAAACCAACAACAAAGACGCAAGGTGAGCTACTGCTTAAGGTTGAGCGGGTCAGCAAATTATTCGATGAGGTCCGAGCCGTCGATGATGTGTCACTGAACATATATAAGGGAGAGATCTTCGCCCTGCTTGGTGGCTCAGGCTCAGGTAAGTCTACCTTGTTGCGTATGCTGGCGGGGTTCGAGAAGCCCTCCGAGGGGCGCATTATCCTTGACGGCGTCGACATCACCGACATGCCGCCCCACGAGCGCCCGATCAACATGATGTTCCAATCCTACGCCCTGTTCCCCCATATGACGGTGGAAAAAAATATCGCCTTTGGCTTGCAGCAGGACAAGCTGCCTAAAGAGGAGATAGCGCAAAGAGTTAAGGAGATGCTCAAGCTAGTGCATATGGAAGACTATGCCAAGCGCAAGCCAAATCAGCTCTCTGGCGGACAGCGTCAACGAGTCGCCTTGGCTCGCTCTCTGGCTAAGCGACCTAAATTACTGTTACTCGATGAGCCAATGGGCGCATTGGATAAGAAGCTTAGAACCGAAATGCAGCTGGAGGTGGTCGATATCCTCGAAGAGGTTGGGGTGACTTGTGTGATGGTAACCCATGACCAAGAAGAAGCCATGACCATGGCGGAGCGCATTGCCATCATGCATGAAGGCAAGATAGTGCAGACCGGCTCACCCATGGATATCTATGAGAGTCCTACCTGTCGTATGGTGGCTGAATTTATTGGTTCTGTGAACCTGTTCGAGGGCGAAATCATCGTCGATAAGCCAGACCATGCCATCATAAAATCTCCCAATTTAACCCAACAATTTTATATCAGTCACGGCGTATCCACCAATGTCGATGATAAGCGCGTCTGGTTAGCTGTCAGGCCGGAGAAGGCACGTATAAGTCTAGAGCAACCAGAGAGTGAATATAACTGGTGCCGAGGAGAGGTTGAAGATATCGCCTACCTTGGGGGGATCTCTGTCTACTATATTCGACTGAGCAATAAGCAAGTGATCCAGTCCATGATGACTAACAGAGACCGCCGTTCTGACCCACCAACGTGGGAAGACAAGGTATTCATCAGCTGGGAGGCCACCAGTGGAGTGGTTCTCAGATCTTAA
- a CDS encoding ABC transporter permease subunit: MKRPLKFRLPKGQHWIIGLPYFWLLLFFALPFAIVLKISLSTAAISIPPYESLVSYADESLQIMLNLGNYLLIFEDSLYVQAYLGSLKMACITTLGCLLIGYPMAYAIARAPKKHQGVLILLVMLPSWTSFLIRVYAWMGLLSNNGVINNVLMWLGVISEPIQMLNTNFAVYIGIIYTYLPFMILPLYATLSQLDGSLLEAASDLGSRSLNTFWKVTLPLSKGGVIAGSMLVFIPVVGEFVIPELLGGPDSLMIGKVLWQEFFNNRDWPVASSLAIIMLGLLIIPITLFHRYQAKSMESDL; the protein is encoded by the coding sequence ATGAAAAGACCATTAAAGTTTAGATTACCCAAGGGACAACACTGGATCATAGGTTTACCCTATTTCTGGTTACTCCTGTTCTTCGCCTTACCATTTGCCATCGTACTGAAAATTAGTCTGTCGACGGCAGCCATCTCGATACCTCCCTATGAGTCCTTAGTCAGTTATGCCGATGAGTCATTGCAGATCATGCTCAATCTAGGGAATTACCTGCTGATCTTCGAAGACTCCCTGTATGTTCAGGCTTATTTGGGATCGTTAAAGATGGCCTGCATCACCACATTAGGCTGCTTATTGATTGGTTATCCTATGGCTTATGCCATTGCTAGAGCGCCCAAGAAGCATCAAGGTGTGTTGATCTTATTGGTGATGTTACCTTCATGGACCTCATTTCTTATTCGAGTCTATGCCTGGATGGGACTCTTGAGCAATAACGGGGTGATTAATAATGTCTTAATGTGGCTCGGGGTGATATCTGAGCCCATTCAAATGCTCAACACTAACTTCGCCGTCTATATTGGCATCATTTACACCTATCTACCGTTTATGATTTTGCCTCTATATGCGACTCTGTCTCAGCTCGATGGCAGCTTGTTAGAGGCAGCCTCAGATCTTGGCTCCCGGAGTTTGAATACTTTCTGGAAGGTCACCTTGCCTCTGTCTAAAGGTGGGGTTATCGCAGGCTCAATGCTGGTGTTTATTCCGGTCGTCGGTGAGTTTGTTATCCCTGAGCTACTGGGTGGTCCAGATTCCTTGATGATAGGTAAGGTGCTATGGCAGGAGTTCTTCAATAACCGGGATTGGCCCGTGGCCTCATCGCTGGCGATCATCATGTTAGGTCTACTAATCATACCTATTACCTTGTTCCATCGCTATCAAGCCAAGAGCATGGAGAGTGACCTATGA
- a CDS encoding ABC transporter permease subunit, producing the protein MSRLSKLSFSTIMLWAGMFFLYAPMLILVIYSFNESKLVTVWGGFSPKWYGELFRDQQILDAVWTSLKVAFFASTMAVVLGTMAAFVMTRFKRSWGKMTLSNMITAPLVMPEVITGLSLLLLFIHMADLLGWPEERGMLTVWIAHSTFCASYVAVVVSARLRELDLSIEEAAQDLGASPLKTFFHITVPMISPSLAAGWLLSFSLSLDDLVIASFTSGPGATTLPMVVFSSVRMGVSPKINALATLIILTVSLIAFICWYLARRSERKSLPPAM; encoded by the coding sequence ATGAGCAGACTAAGCAAGTTAAGCTTCTCAACCATCATGTTATGGGCAGGGATGTTTTTCCTCTATGCTCCCATGCTGATCTTAGTTATTTACTCATTTAACGAGTCTAAGTTGGTGACGGTATGGGGCGGGTTCTCGCCTAAGTGGTACGGTGAACTGTTTCGCGATCAGCAGATCTTAGATGCGGTATGGACCAGTTTGAAAGTGGCCTTCTTCGCCTCCACCATGGCCGTGGTATTAGGCACTATGGCGGCGTTTGTGATGACACGCTTCAAACGCTCTTGGGGCAAGATGACACTTTCAAACATGATCACCGCTCCCTTAGTGATGCCAGAAGTGATCACGGGTCTGTCGTTATTACTGCTGTTTATTCATATGGCCGATCTCTTGGGTTGGCCTGAGGAGCGAGGCATGCTGACGGTGTGGATTGCTCACTCGACCTTCTGTGCATCCTATGTGGCAGTAGTGGTATCTGCTCGCTTGCGTGAGTTAGATCTCTCTATTGAAGAAGCGGCTCAAGATCTTGGGGCGTCCCCATTGAAGACCTTCTTCCACATCACTGTGCCGATGATCTCGCCTTCATTGGCGGCAGGCTGGTTACTGTCATTCAGCTTGTCTTTGGATGACTTAGTGATAGCCAGCTTTACATCGGGACCAGGGGCGACCACCTTGCCCATGGTGGTGTTCTCGTCTGTGCGGATGGGAGTCTCTCCCAAGATTAATGCCTTAGCAACCTTGATCATTCTGACGGTTTCTTTGATAGCATTTATCTGTTGGTATCTGGCCCGCAGAAGCGAGCGAAAGAGCTTGCCACCGGCCATGTAG
- a CDS encoding NAD(P)/FAD-dependent oxidoreductase, whose protein sequence is MPSVPHTESYYAASANDKVERAQLNDNIETDVCIIGAGYTGLSSALHLLELGYSVTVLEAARVGWGASGRNGGQIVNSFSRDIDSIERTVGKETGQLFGEMAFEGGRIIKELVAKHEIQCDLKDGGVFAAMNKKQMGHLEHQKALWEKHGHLGHLELLDEKGIGAVVGSERYIGGLLDKGGGHIHPLNLALGEAQAVEAQGGKIYENSAVIKVEQGDNPTIHTAQGSVKAKFVIVAGNAYLNGLIPELQAKSMPCGTQVITTEPLSDELAASLLPQDYCVEDCNYLLDYFRLSGDKRLIYGGGVVYGARDPADIEAIIRPKMLETFPQLKDVKIEYTWTGNFLLTLSRLPQVGRIGDNIYYSQGCSGHGVTYTHLAGKILADVIHGQATRFDAFAGLPHYPFPGGHIMQVPFSAIGAWYYTMRDKLGI, encoded by the coding sequence ATGCCCAGCGTACCTCACACAGAATCTTATTATGCAGCGTCGGCCAATGACAAGGTCGAGCGTGCTCAGCTTAACGACAATATAGAAACCGATGTCTGTATCATAGGGGCCGGTTATACCGGTCTATCATCGGCGCTACATTTACTAGAGCTAGGTTACAGCGTCACAGTACTGGAAGCGGCTCGAGTCGGTTGGGGCGCGTCGGGACGTAACGGTGGCCAGATAGTCAACAGCTTCAGCCGGGATATAGATTCCATCGAACGCACAGTCGGTAAAGAGACTGGCCAATTATTTGGTGAAATGGCCTTCGAAGGAGGGCGGATCATCAAGGAGTTGGTCGCCAAACATGAGATACAGTGCGATCTTAAAGACGGTGGCGTCTTTGCGGCAATGAACAAGAAGCAGATGGGGCATTTAGAGCATCAAAAAGCACTTTGGGAGAAGCACGGACACCTTGGACATCTAGAGCTATTAGATGAGAAGGGTATAGGTGCTGTGGTCGGTTCAGAACGCTATATTGGTGGTTTATTAGATAAGGGTGGCGGTCATATCCACCCGCTAAATCTAGCCTTGGGTGAGGCCCAAGCGGTTGAGGCTCAAGGTGGAAAGATCTATGAGAACTCGGCCGTTATTAAGGTTGAGCAGGGGGATAATCCGACGATTCATACGGCCCAAGGTTCGGTCAAAGCCAAGTTTGTCATCGTGGCAGGTAATGCCTATCTCAACGGACTCATCCCAGAACTGCAGGCCAAATCTATGCCCTGTGGCACTCAGGTCATCACCACCGAGCCATTGAGTGACGAGCTCGCCGCCAGCCTGTTACCACAAGATTACTGCGTCGAAGACTGTAACTATCTGCTGGATTACTTCAGGTTATCCGGTGATAAGCGACTCATCTACGGCGGCGGCGTGGTTTACGGTGCAAGAGACCCTGCCGATATCGAAGCCATCATACGGCCCAAGATGCTGGAGACTTTCCCGCAACTCAAAGATGTGAAAATCGAATATACCTGGACGGGAAACTTTCTGCTGACGCTGTCCCGTCTGCCTCAGGTCGGTCGTATCGGCGATAACATCTATTACTCACAAGGCTGTAGCGGTCATGGAGTGACCTACACACATCTGGCTGGCAAGATACTCGCCGATGTCATTCACGGGCAAGCAACACGGTTTGATGCGTTTGCCGGCTTGCCACATTACCCTTTCCCCGGGGGGCATATAATGCAAGTACCGTTTAGCGCCATCGGCGCCTGGTACTACACCATGAGGGACAAGTTAGGGATCTAA